In Myxocyprinus asiaticus isolate MX2 ecotype Aquarium Trade chromosome 16, UBuf_Myxa_2, whole genome shotgun sequence, the genomic stretch agaatacgttactgactttgagtaatctaacggaatatgttacaaattgcattttacagcatgtattctgtaatctgtagtggaatacatttcaaaagtaaccctcccaaccctggctacagtatactgactactgacaccatgtaagatattgtccagacctttgctgggaaggaaatgtagagaccggacctcttggaactttaattgaatacccctggttTATATCAattaaagttaatatttattgcacCAATAGATTAAATATCGTGTGCATGCTaaaagatccatgtttaaatagAGCAGGGTCATAGAATAACAAACAATATTTTAGTAGTGTGTATAGGCAGTTATGTACATGGGCTGTAGTATTCGGAGGCACCTCTGCTGGTAATGCACATTCACGAGAACTATTTTGCACATTGCATTTTCATGCAGGACTCTTTGCGGAACACACTGcaagagtacatttttttttattttttcgggTTTGTCATTGGCTAAATGCTGTTCATGGTTGaattgttttatggagaaataatgggtgtacaaaagcaacattaCACACTCAACGGATTTCCCATTTATCATCAAAGGTGTTTCTTGTCTTctcaagtttattatttgttttagatcTGCATACGAAAAGGTTCATTAGTGTTTGACAAAGAAGCACTTGGTGCAGATGTAACCTGACACCAGTACTCGCTCGTAATGCAAAGCTTAATAAACAGACCCTATCTGATCATATCCAATTTTTTTGTCGCACCTGTTTTCACTTAAGACATATTTGACTGTGTTTACAGACTTTTAACAAAGTGTGTGTTCTCGCGCTGGTAAAAACAAAAGCAGAGATTTTTTATCTACTTATTATAAACCTCCCTGTAATAATTAACTTTAATTTATTGctgcttgttatttttattcatgcaGACCAATCTATCATAAAtatcatattaaaataaattaaaaataaacaaataattccacctcctactaggaaaagtgcaatggcacACCACATGGTGttagacttccaacttggaaattcCTACAAATTATTGCACTCCACTTTTGCCTAGATGCAGAGGTCTGTCGTCACACAAACATTCTAAAACCAGAAAGATGCACAAACTTGGTACTACACCTTGACTTTTGTTAAAAATATCACTCTGTGAAGCCAAGGTTCTGCATTACATGATGATaacacttgtttaacaaacatttgcaaagaCACGTGTTCTAATCATGCTACATTATGCTCTTTCTATAAGTACCTGTAACGCAAATGCGAGCATTGCAGCATCATTTATAATATGGTTGCTCTGACATATCTCTAATAACAGTCTAACACCTGCTAGGCTAACAGGTTTGTtccaattttgttttcttataaTGTTATGACCATCATGCAATGAAATGCCATTATGATCAAACATCAAatatatcaagtagaaatatcccacatccaagttTCATGTAACACAACATAATGACTAGACTTTCATTCTGATAATAGTAACATCATGGCAACCAAAAAAATACAAGTCCTGCATTCATCTCCAAAACATCACATTCTGTGACAATACCAATCTGTTATCATAACATACAGGGAACTTTGTACAACAGAACTCGTCTATTGTTAACCAGTTGTAAATTTTTGCCTTTCATGATTATTCGTATGCATTTTTAGGCCCTTAGCAGCTTGAACCCCGATAGTTGCTGCTAGcagctatattttattattgctTTCAGTACACAAGCAATAATCTCATCTAATAAATGCGCaattacagttggaaagatgccagcttcGTTACTCCACActgctgtcaatcccacaatccccCTGGCGAGCTTGACCCTCGActcccataggaatgaattgaaaataCCCGCTCATCTCCGCTCCCCACACGCCAGTGGACACGTATGGTAAGAAAATGTTTGaacattcaataaatcgattttaaaaactatcagccgattaaatGGTTTTTGgcctttccaccaccttagttatcggtatctgcaaaatccactatcggtcaacctcttaTGACGACTACTGTTTTTATGACTGAGCTAATGATAATTTTATCCCCTACTCTAAACTTAgtcctcacagaaacctttttgcattttctaaATGCAAAATTCTGCTCATACTTATAGACATTTTCCTTCTTTACCAGCAAATACTCAGAACCAGCAAGCTTATGTATTTTTTCCAAACAATATTGCCCATCTACTGTACATTGTCAGTGCTTTCTATTTAGTTTTAGGACATAATATTGTTTCACACtattataaacacatttttgtcatGGATCCCTCTGAGAGCATAAAATGATACAGGTGAATGCAGTATTGTGTATATGTACAAACATACAGTAATGGTGCTTCTGTTATGATGTATGCATTAAACACTGTGTAACACTGTGATCTATGCACTATAATTCTATTGTTCTTCGATACGTGAGCACTCTGCACCAAATCACATGTATATACATGGTTATCAGTCCAAGGGATATGCTAATGGTGTACGTATGTGTATTGTGCTCTGTGTACAATAGACTGAAGCCTTTAATGGCTGTGTGTGGTGTAAGCTGTAACAGAAGAAAGTAGGACAGTGATTGGTGCAGATCTACTGTGGTGAAGGgatttctccctctctttcttactccctccctcccttgctctctcttgctctctctctctttcttctccaGTGTAACACTCTAACTCAATAACCATGCTCGCTGCAGGCAGAGCTCAATTGTGGGTCAGGAGAGccagtgttctctctctctctctctctctctctctctctctctctctctcactcctttGTCTTTTTCCTTTCTCACTCCATGTATTCAAACACACATATCACCATTATGCATGGTTTTTTGTTGCATGATCATATTGATgcagttttagattttttttgctcTCTTAACTGATAATTAGTGGTTTACACTGCATATACATAAAAGATATAAAGGAGGTCTTAGTGTTCAGAGACATTACCATATGTAGTAAAAAGTTCCCTCCATTTTGTCTGCTACACAAACCACATTTAGTATGCCACAAAATATGCTACTTCTAGGCACACATTATGGCTAGAGCATAGATAGAGAGTTAAAAGGCAAAAGTCAGTGCATAAAAAGGCTTTGGTCTTTAAGAGAGGAATATAATATGTGCTTTCAAatgttaattttgtgttttttatttgtctgaTGAAGGTAAGCACCAATAACAGTCAGTGAGATGATTCCACATGAAGCTCATGGATCCATTGATGACAACAGGCCTGACAATGGACGAGACTAAGTTAAAAAAAGGTAGCAAAGTTGTAGGACAATAAATATATTAAGAACGGAATTCCACTTTGCACTTTGAAACATACTGATCAAGCTTTGCGGGTAAAATACGGGAAAAGCTCCAAGACCATGAAGTCTAACCAGGAGCGCAGTAATGAGTGCCTTCCGCCCAAGAAGCGGGAGATCTTAGCCCTGGAAGAGAAGCAGGTGCTCGTGTCAGCTGCTGCCAGTGAGAGCCAGAGTGGAAAGAATTTGGCTTGGTTAGCCAGCGTTGCTACCATGGCTAGCATGGCCCATATCCCCAACAATGCAGGTCTATCACAGAGTAACAGCACCGAGCCTGACAGCCCCCCACAATCAAATAAGGCTCTTACTGTGGTGACGGAATATCCTCCAGCGACAACATCTGGTGGCTTTTCATTCTCTTCCAATAGCTCAACATACAGAGGAGTCTTCTCTGGGCCTACCGTGCTAACAGCAAATTCTACTGTTCTCTCCACAAGCCTTCCTCAAACCATAGGCTCTGTCCAGTATACACAACTTCCTCCCAATCTCCAGCTCATAGGCCCCTATACAAGTTATATCTCTTCTCAGATCGTGCCATCCACAAACAGTCCAACACAGCCAAGGAAGACAGCACAAGAGGTCTTGGCCACCTATGCTGGCATCTCCCAAGCTTCCAGCATTGATTCACAGAATCAGCATGTGATTTCTTCTGTACCAAATGTATCCCACAGTCAATGCATCCAGGTAGAGAGGGCTCCTCTGGGTTTGACAGTTTGCTCAGCTACTGCTGCTCAGTTGCCCCTTCAAATCCATCCACACTCAGCTGTCCTTGCTCCTCATGGCCTGGCTCTGACCCCCTCACCAATGGTGCTACATTACACTGATGGCTTCATTGCAAGACAGCTGGACTCCCATACCAGAGAGTTGCAGAATGGTGCATTAGGAGAGGTTACAGTGGCCAAACACAGTACTACTATGGCGAAAGGTGTCTCCAGCCAAACAGAGGGTGACCAGAACCACAAGCCAATTCAGAGCCTTAGTCTCCAGACCCAAGCTCAGGTTCTGTTCCCTGCCGACTATGCCACTCATGACAGAGCAGGGTTGCAGACATCACTGATGTTGGTTTCCAGTAGCCACCTTGCAGCAAACAGTAACCCAGAGCTCCAAAACATCTTGGGTAAGGACCACTCATCTTTGAACCTTGCTGAGAGAGGAGGGATCTGCCTAGGAAAGCCAATGTCCAGAGTTTCCGCACGtacttcctcagacagccaagtgTCTCCAGCCTCCACACTTTCCCACACACTCCTGCAGGCTCCTCACAACACTCCCCAACAGGAGCTCTCCACCAGCCTTTACTCTGCCACACAGCTCCCAATTATTGGCTACATCACCAGTGCCCCTAGTGGGCCCCAGCAAGCAATGGCTGGTTACCAGAGCAACCTGCCACAGCACCTGGTGATTTCAGGCAGCCCCTCGCTGCTCATTCCAGTGAGTGCAACTAACATCAATCCATCTACTGCTGAGCCAGAGGCCACCTGCTGTTCTGTCATACCCAGTGCAGCCAATCCATCAGCAGCTCTGCCTCAAACCTTCATCAATACAATCCCACTTGCAGCTACAGCTTCAGTGTTACAGAATGGCAAAGAAATAACAGGATCTGATGGAGTTCATGCCCCCTGTGCCATGCAAAGTCCATCCCAAGTACAGCTGCCTGTTCTGTCAGCCAGTGTAGTGGGATCTCCTGTCCCTCTAACTCCTCCAAAATCCACAAGCCCTCACAGCTCACCATCATCACCATCAGCAAGCCTACCACCGTTCTTCATGAAGGGCTCCATTATCCAATTGGCAGATGGCGAGCTGAAGCGTGTGGAAGATCTGCGGACAGAGGACTTTGTGCAGAGTGCAGAGGTGAGCGGAGAGCTGAAGCTTGACTCCAGCACTGTAGAGCGCATAGAGTGCAGCCACTCACCCAATGCTGTCATTATTCAGTTCTCAGTCGGAGAGAACAAAGCACAGGTGAGACAGTTTCTtttgaattaagcttttatagTTACCTTGGCTgtgtccaaaagctgaaaaatgctgccttgGGAGGCTGTATTCAGAGAAAGGAAGGCATCaaagcacatcaaaataaaatacttaaatattcttGCAATATCCTGTCTACTGAGGTGCCTTCACCTGGTCTGTTTTTGAAGGCAGAATAAATGTGTCCTTCACTGCCTATGATATTGCACAATCTTGTGTGTGTAGATCGGCAGTtggttgaaaaaacaaaaatgccatCTGAAGGAGTGGTTGAAAGAAGTGAATTTGTATATAAATGTCCAATTTTACCACTTTTCTTTCAACTTATGATTTCTACAGAGCACTAAACATTATAGTTGCAAAATTTTTGTTTGGTTATCTCTAAAGCTCACtcaaatttgttttatatcaGACATGACATTAAGGTGCCTTTGCTGCCTTTAAAGTCATTCACTGACTGGGTAGTGAGGCAGCAACACCGCTGCCTCAGCTTTTGGACGCAGCCTATGTTTCATTTTTTCAAACTCAACCCAAGCAGTAACCTTTAGTACCATTGAATTAATCTTTGAAACTGaaatattattcatgttttttattttatttttatttatttttattttaggtatGTGTAGAGGTACTGGTGGAATACCCTTTCTTCGTGTTTGGTCAAGGTTGGTCATCTTGCTGTCCTGACCGCACCACCCAGTTGCTAGCGCTCTCCTGTGCCAAGCTCTCTGTGGGTGATGTTTGTATCTCTCTCACACTTaaaagcctgaaaaatagcaCTCAAAAGAAAGATTACTTTTCAGACTCTGTTTTGAAACACAACAACCCTCATTTGAAAGGAGTCAAAAGAAATGGGCCTACTGAGGAAAGACCAGCCCAAATGGAGGATTTCAAAAGGGGGCGTAAAATTACTACTGGAGAGGAGAACAGTGTTGCAGGAACACTGGTTGAGACTCTCAACCCTGGAAACATTTTGATCCTATCGGAGAATGGGAGCGTAAACCCTCAAAAAACATACATTTCTGGTGCTGAGAGAGCTGTTAGCCGCAAGAGAAGATGGTCTGCTCCAGAGAGAGGGGAAACGGGGAGGTCACAGGAGGACCCTCAGATTTTACCCAAATTTTCCTTCCTCCCATATCAGCTGAAGGTCAGCATTGAGGGCCACTCCAGTACAGGTTGCTGAGGGCCATTTGAACTCCATAGAGCAGTGATGGGGGAGTGCTCTTGCAAAAGTATACATGTCTAACCAAGAAATACATTAATTAGCCTTACTCAATTTATCCAGACTTTGAAAGATTAAATAAACTTGTGTTTTTTTGGTGTCCAAGAAAATGCTTTTGCTTTTATCACAGAGACTCTAAACAAAACATTCCCCATCACtgccatggacccagtctcaaagaTGGAGAAGGAAGACGTTATTTACTCTTTGAGGCTTTGTTGCTTTCCTTTGACATTAATATCCAGGTTACTGTAATGTTGGATAATTTTACACAAGAATGTGTGTGATCATTTGAGTTGTTGTATCATATGTAATTAATGTTTAactaactttctttttttaatcagctGGACATgacaatatatatttgtatatagttTTGCAAgtattttcagttcagtttttttttctcagccTGTTATGCATTAAGTGTCTAATTTAGTCTCCTGTTATGCACTGAATTCATTCATAATCAGGGCCTTGATTAGGGCTTTTACAAGGATTGATGGAAAAAGGTTAACAATGAGATATGCATCAGTATGAGTGTGTGGTTGCACGATTATCATGACAGAATCCTCCTTCCACTTGTTACTGCCCCAGTAAGCCCTTTTTTATTCAATGTTGTCTGAGAGTGACAGGCTTTGAGTGACTTCTTTGAATCAGATCTAGGTCAAGTATTGCATCAAGATACAACATTGAATGTTGAATGATttatctttatgttttaattCAGTTGCCGATAGTCTTCTATATATGCAATACTGAGCTTTCACATACCTCATATGTGCATTTAACAAATATCCCAATCAAATGGCCTGATCGGATCTATGATATTAGCTTTGAGTGAGAAAGCATTAGAGAAATCTTATGGTCAAAACTGTCTATGTGTTGACAAGTCTCCATTCaagtctaaataaaaatataagcaCTTTAAAGAAAGGTTAAGGGAAGTCGAATGAATGGATGGAAACATTCCCACCTTTGTTTTGTTACCACAGCAGCAGACAGTGCTGTTAGTCATTTTGTGCATTACTAACCATTTTAGGTATAAGGCActtttcattttctatttttcaATAATGATGTCTTCTTTAAACCATTTTAAGTATTTTGGGCCTGCCTTAGTCCAGCTGCAATAATTAACTCTCTCTAAAAGACACAATAATCAACGTACATCAGCAACTAAATATTGGTAGCATCCCTGATTCTTTTTAAAACAAGCCACCCTTCACTGGTTTGTCCTATTCAGATGTTTGtagaattttatttacagataatGAAGTTCATATAAAACTTCCCCACATATCAGAATTTAATTAGGTCTAGCTAAAATCAGTGGGTCAAAGGAGGATACTGGGCCAGTTGCTGGAGAGATATGGAAATAGAGACCTGTTGTGCCTCTGATGTGTCCTGAAACATGGAGTGTAACCCAAGTTTGCTCAAGTCTTTTTCTGCAATAGACCATTGTCAGAGTAGGCCATATTAAACTGACACAAATGAAAAATAGGCTATGAAGGATGTTGTTGATTTTTCTGCTAttgaaaataatttgattaatatatctttcaaataaataaataaacaaataaacaaataaatcccTTTTGGCAAAAAGCTGGAAAAACTCCATTGTGAAAATTAAACGTTACTGTACTGTACCCTCAATCCCTTACAGCCTTATTTTCACTTGTATCAAATGAAATATGGCATCTATCTTCCCTGACTAATGTCTATCAGCTCACTGTgggtcactttaaaaaaaaataaaaaatatacaggtgcatctcaataaattagaatgtcgtggaaaagttaatttatttcagtaattcaactcaaattgtgaaactcgtgtattaaatatattcagtgcacacagactgacgtagtttaagtctttggttcttttaattgtgatgattttggctcacatttaacaaaaacccaccaattcactatctcaaaaaattagaatacatcataaaaccaataaaaaaacatttttagtgaattgttggccttctggaaagtatgttcatttactgtatatgtactcaatacttggtaggggctccttttgctttaattactgcctcaattcggtgtggcatggaggtgatcagtttgtggcactgctgaggtggtatggaagcccaggtttctttgacagtggccttcagctcatctgcattttttggtctcttgtttctcattttcctcttgacaataccccatagattctctatggggttcaggtctggtgagtttgctggccagtcaagcacaccaacaccatggtcatttaaccaacttttggtgcttttggcagtgtgggcaggtgccaaatcctgctggaaaatgaaatcagcatctttaaaaagctggtcagcagaaggaagcatgaagtgctccaaaatttcttggtaaacgggtgcagtgactttgcttttcaaaaaacacaatggaccaacaccagcagatgacattgcaccccaaatcatcacagactgtggaaacttaacactggacttcaagcaacttgggctatgagcttctccacccttcctccagactctaggaccttggtttccaaatgaaatacaaaacttgctctcatctgaaaagaggactttggaccactgggcaacagtccagttcttcttctccttagcccaggtaagacgcctctgacgttgtctgtggttcaggagtggcttaacaagaggaatacgacaactgtagccaaattccttgacacgtctgtgtgtggtggctcttgatgccttg encodes the following:
- the atxn1b gene encoding ataxin-1, translated to MKSNQERSNECLPPKKREILALEEKQVLVSAAASESQSGKNLAWLASVATMASMAHIPNNAGLSQSNSTEPDSPPQSNKALTVVTEYPPATTSGGFSFSSNSSTYRGVFSGPTVLTANSTVLSTSLPQTIGSVQYTQLPPNLQLIGPYTSYISSQIVPSTNSPTQPRKTAQEVLATYAGISQASSIDSQNQHVISSVPNVSHSQCIQVERAPLGLTVCSATAAQLPLQIHPHSAVLAPHGLALTPSPMVLHYTDGFIARQLDSHTRELQNGALGEVTVAKHSTTMAKGVSSQTEGDQNHKPIQSLSLQTQAQVLFPADYATHDRAGLQTSLMLVSSSHLAANSNPELQNILGKDHSSLNLAERGGICLGKPMSRVSARTSSDSQVSPASTLSHTLLQAPHNTPQQELSTSLYSATQLPIIGYITSAPSGPQQAMAGYQSNLPQHLVISGSPSLLIPVSATNINPSTAEPEATCCSVIPSAANPSAALPQTFINTIPLAATASVLQNGKEITGSDGVHAPCAMQSPSQVQLPVLSASVVGSPVPLTPPKSTSPHSSPSSPSASLPPFFMKGSIIQLADGELKRVEDLRTEDFVQSAEVSGELKLDSSTVERIECSHSPNAVIIQFSVGENKAQVCVEVLVEYPFFVFGQGWSSCCPDRTTQLLALSCAKLSVGDVCISLTLKSLKNSTQKKDYFSDSVLKHNNPHLKGVKRNGPTEERPAQMEDFKRGRKITTGEENSVAGTLVETLNPGNILILSENGSVNPQKTYISGAERAVSRKRRWSAPERGETGRSQEDPQILPKFSFLPYQLKVSIEGHSSTGC